The proteins below are encoded in one region of Apium graveolens cultivar Ventura chromosome 4, ASM990537v1, whole genome shotgun sequence:
- the LOC141719602 gene encoding uncharacterized protein LOC141719602, with translation MIGSIDCMHWEWKNCPSGWGGAYSGRKGRPTIILEVVASYDTWVWHAFFGVPGAQNDINVLGQSPVFDKVIAGDSPTVVFHVLQSRWAILRHGARMHKRSTLRSIMMTYIILHNMIVEDEFVADEFVESVEEDLMNPLVSRVYDGPVDCNGVRIHFAPVQRDGRNQQAFWDRIENLESAYVHTMLQNDLVEHNWALEANE, from the coding sequence ATGATTGGGAGTATCGATTGTATGCACTGGGAATGGAAGAATTGTCCAAGTGGGTGGGGTGGAGCTTATAGTGGTCGAAAAGGACGTCCGACTATCATTCTAGAGGTTGTTGCTTCTTATGACACTTGGGTGTGGCACGCTTTTTTCGGTGTACCTGGAGCTCAAAATGATATTAACGTTCTAGGTCAATCTCCCGTATTTGATAAAGTTATCGCTGGAGATAGCCCAACGGTGGTGTTTCACGTCTTGCAATCTCGATGGGCAATTCTTCGTCACGGTGCTCGGATGCATAAGCGTTCCACACTTAGAAGTATCATGATGACTTACATCATATTGCATAACATGATAGTTGAGGATGAATTTGTTGCAGACGAATTTGTGGAGTCAGTAGAAGAAGATCTAATGAATCCATTAGTTTCTCGGGTTTATGACGGGCCGGTAGATTGTAATGGAGTTAGAATTCATTTTGCACCAGTACAAAGAGATGGAAGAAATCAACAAGCATTTTGGGATCGTATTGAAAACTTGGAATCAGCTTATGTACATACAATGCTTCAAAATGATTTGGTAGAGCACAATTGGGCACTTGAAGCCAATGAATAG
- the LOC141719603 gene encoding uncharacterized protein LOC141719603 gives MINHMNSELYNAVISDDIDVLNAMQRTTSLEISNQRTPTGSTMLHLACQYGSSRCVEEILSVHESLLCMINSRDETALHLAARHGHYKVVEALILKAKTPIQQLNYLQYTASTLLQILIRTETVELETALHTAVRYNHNNVVELLVKEDPGQPHIQNKYKETPLYMASVRNNTDIIKTILHNCELPDLQQLLLEKRKELINVADNHGWTAFHFVAHSDACTLVKDLVSAGKAVGYRPDKRYKRIPLHLAAFDGNVKVMEELVKYDPDTWEILDGKGRNILHMALEKDRTRVISFILSRGFKANNNLFIQRDNEGNTPLHLMAKLRRYLPEIMNHSKVYSELDCEIINDEHLSPLDVLYLGQQTDTTANMVSVFRISKALIKANIKQHWDLWHGQRQTDVEKGAILEKHYQQIGEERINRFKNVINARMVVAALIATVALTAGFAMPGGFNEQRGYPGLLRKAAFKAFVLTDAIALLSSVSALLLYFVTTMISSLLDVKRLIIASASLNVVSIIAMMLTFSTGTYAVLAPSSDLAISVCVLSSVLPLPFFIMFFPFFRRVFSLLFLGGPRIVVLASGH, from the exons ATGATCAATCACATGAATTCTGAATTGTACAATGCTGTCATTAGCGACGACATTGATGTCCTCAATGCGATGCAACGCACAACCAGCTTAGAAATAAGCAATCAAAGAACACCTACTGGCAGCACCATGCTTCATCTCGCATGTCAATACGGGAGTTCAAGATGCGTGGAAGAGATTCTAAGTGTCCACGAATCACTACTATGTATGATCAACTCAAGAGACGAGACTGCGCTTCACCTGGCAGCACGACATGGACACTATAAAGTGGTCGAAGCACTTATACTCAAAGCTAAGACCCCCATTCAACAGCTTAATTATCTCCAATACACAGCATCTACGCTGCTACAAATTCTGATTAGAACAGAAACTGTGGAACTTGAAACTGCCTTGCACACCGCGGTTCGGTACAATCATAACAATGTGGTTGAATTGCTAGTAAAAGAAGATCCTGGCCAACCACATATTCAGAATAAGTACAAGGAAACTCCACTCTACATGGCTTCTGTTAGGAATAACACTGATATAATTAAAACAATTCTTCACAACTGCGAATTGCCAG atttacaacaaCTTTTACTGGAGAAAAGAAAAGAACTCATAAATGTAGCAGATAATCATGGGTGGACGGCATTTCATTTCGTTGCACACAGCGATGCATGTACACTAGTTAAGGATTTAGTGAGTGCAGGCAAGGCAGTGGGATACCGACCAGACAAGAGGTATAAGAGAATACCCCTTCATCTAGCAGCATTTGACGGGAATGTTAAGGTGATGGAAGAACTTGTGAAATATGATCCAGATACATGGGAGATTTTAGATGGAAAAGGTCGAAATATTTTGCATATGGCCCTGGAGAAAGACAGAACTCGGGTAATCAGCTTTATACTGTCACGAGGTTTTAAAGCGAACAACAATCTTTTTATTCAAAGGGACAATGAAGGGAATACACCACTCCACCTGATGGCTAAGTTGCGACGCTATCTCCCGGAAATTATGAATCACAGCAAAGTGTACTCTGAGCTTGACTGCGAAATTATAAATGATGAACATCTTTCTCCACTGGACGTACTTTATTTGGGGCAACAGACTGATACTACAGCCAATATG GTAAGTGTTTTCAGGATAAGCAAGGCACTTATAAAGGCCAATATTAAGCAACATTGGGACTTGTGGCATGGACAAAGACAGACCGACGTCGAGAAAGGAGCCATACTTGAAAAACATTATCAACAAATTGGTGAAGAAAGGATTAACAGATTTAAGAACGTGATCAACGCACGTATGGTAGTGGCTGCGCTTATTGCCACAGTGGCCTTAACAGCAGGATTCGCGATGCCAGGTGGTTTTAACGAACAAAGAGGATACCCGGGCCTTTTAAGAAAGGCAGCTTTTAAAGCATTTGTTTTAACAGATGCAATAGCCCTGTTATCTTCCGTGTCTGCATTACTCCTATACTTCGTGACAACAATGATTTCAAGTCTCCTGGATGTAAAAAGATTGATTATTGCCTCTGCATCTCTCAACGTTGTTTCGATTATAGCAATGATGCTGACTTTCAGTACAGGAACATATGCTGTGCTAGCTCCTTCGTCGGACCTGGCCATTAGTGTTTGCGTCCTCTCTTCGGTTCTTCCTCTGCCCTTCTTCATAATGTTTTTCCCCTTTTTCCGCCGCgtcttttctctcctctttttgGGAGGTCCCAGAATTGTTGTACTTGCTAGTGGCCATTAG